In Miniphocaeibacter halophilus, the following proteins share a genomic window:
- a CDS encoding dihydrodipicolinate synthase family protein: MRMSGSWVAMPTPFDSKGEIDFGAFKLLIDRQIHYGTSALFILGSAGETTLLSLDEKKTIIKEVIKLTKGKIITFFGCSALSTNDSIHIAQYCEAEGADGVIFTIPPYLLIPQTSVLTHFDKCMSSVKIPCGVYNNPSRLGVNIEPKTIAELSSKHPNFIVDKEAMANVSQLVEVKRLVGDSLDILCCDYPKYSIILPTLAVGGTGTANIGGNIIPEEVAKYSRPWDSYEKVVEAREGVFKWQPLLTELYKLTNPIVIKAAFKVLGLPGYTLRSPHEDYVGPHFDKLKDLMTEMGVVEKYSIK, translated from the coding sequence ATGAGAATGTCAGGTTCATGGGTAGCAATGCCAACTCCATTTGATAGTAAAGGTGAAATCGATTTTGGTGCTTTTAAATTATTAATAGACCGCCAAATTCATTATGGAACATCAGCCTTATTTATATTGGGGTCAGCAGGTGAAACAACTTTACTTAGTTTGGATGAGAAAAAAACGATTATCAAAGAAGTAATAAAACTAACAAAGGGTAAAATTATAACTTTCTTTGGGTGTTCAGCATTATCTACAAATGATAGTATACATATTGCCCAATATTGTGAGGCAGAAGGTGCTGATGGAGTTATTTTTACAATCCCACCATATTTATTAATACCCCAAACATCAGTATTAACTCATTTTGACAAATGTATGTCATCTGTGAAAATTCCTTGTGGAGTTTATAACAACCCAAGCAGACTAGGAGTTAACATAGAGCCAAAAACAATTGCAGAACTTTCTTCAAAACATCCTAATTTTATTGTAGACAAGGAAGCTATGGCAAATGTAAGTCAACTTGTGGAAGTAAAAAGGTTAGTGGGAGATTCTTTAGATATTTTATGCTGTGATTATCCTAAATACTCTATTATTTTACCTACGTTGGCTGTAGGAGGTACAGGAACAGCTAATATTGGAGGTAATATTATACCGGAAGAAGTAGCTAAATACTCAAGACCATGGGATAGCTATGAAAAGGTTGTGGAAGCTAGAGAAGGTGTTTTTAAATGGCAACCTCTATTAACAGAATTATATAAGCTAACTAATCCTATAGTTATAAAGGCTGCTTTTAAAGTATTAGGATTACCTGGCTATACATTAAGATCTCCTCATGAGGATTATGTAGGACCACATTTTGATAAGTTAAAAGATTTGATGACAGAAATGGGAGTAGTTGAAAAGTATTCAATTAAGTAA
- a CDS encoding Crp/Fnr family transcriptional regulator, producing the protein MDLGLLKRTEDIYDSELEDLILPISTECKFPKHYIFSQPGEKIDGIYYIFKGSTKHYMISEDGVVKLLYVLSRGRFFAESPYFLNIPTGLYSETVDDCILYKIPDESIKKLMATSKNFQDNIIKGYSEKCLILRYEIANLSFNNSKDRLKQIFCSLIDYDNSEKGSQWYNLEKYFTHQELGEIIDSTRVTISRQINELCNKNFLRIVNRNYQLNKEMANKFLSDNKKIQ; encoded by the coding sequence ATGGACTTAGGATTATTAAAAAGAACTGAAGATATTTACGATTCTGAATTAGAGGATTTAATTTTACCAATTTCTACAGAATGCAAATTCCCAAAACATTATATTTTTTCACAACCTGGTGAAAAAATAGACGGTATATATTATATTTTTAAAGGTAGCACAAAACATTATATGATTTCTGAAGATGGTGTAGTAAAATTACTATATGTATTAAGTCGTGGTAGATTTTTTGCTGAATCTCCATATTTTCTTAATATACCTACTGGACTTTATTCTGAAACAGTTGATGATTGTATACTCTATAAAATCCCTGATGAATCTATAAAGAAACTAATGGCAACAAGTAAAAATTTTCAAGATAATATTATTAAAGGATATTCTGAAAAATGTTTAATCTTAAGATATGAAATAGCAAATTTATCATTTAATAATAGTAAGGATAGACTTAAACAAATTTTTTGTTCACTAATTGATTATGATAATTCCGAAAAAGGTTCTCAATGGTACAATTTAGAAAAATATTTTACTCACCAAGAGCTCGGAGAGATTATAGACTCTACAAGAGTAACAATTAGTAGGCAAATAAATGAGTTATGTAATAAAAATTTTTTACGTATAGTAAACAGAAACTATCAATTAAACAAAGAAATGGCTAATAAATTTTTATCTGACAATAAAAAAATTCAATAA
- a CDS encoding PPC domain-containing DNA-binding protein, translating into MDKKIYVIKYEENEDIKEKIEKFMQEKQWDEAYISGGIGSVKNLLFTAPKDNTLPPVVEKTSMEGPGELVSIVGEIMPIDKIDESLKAIYKDEESDFFIHLHASVGLKDGKVYGGGLHKGRTFRGLKLYIQEI; encoded by the coding sequence ATGGATAAGAAAATATATGTAATAAAATATGAAGAAAACGAAGATATTAAAGAAAAAATAGAAAAATTTATGCAGGAAAAACAATGGGATGAGGCATATATAAGTGGTGGAATTGGATCTGTTAAAAATCTTTTATTTACAGCTCCTAAGGACAATACATTACCTCCGGTTGTTGAAAAGACTTCAATGGAAGGTCCGGGTGAATTGGTATCTATTGTAGGTGAAATTATGCCGATAGATAAGATAGATGAGTCCTTGAAAGCTATTTATAAAGATGAGGAAAGCGATTTTTTCATACATCTTCATGCATCGGTAGGATTAAAAGATGGTAAGGTGTATGGTGGTGGGTTACATAAAGGAAGAACCTTTAGAGGATTAAAACTCTATATACAAGAAATATAA
- a CDS encoding aminotransferase class V-fold PLP-dependent enzyme: MIYFDNAATTFPKPEIVYEKTLDAMKNFGANPGRSGHRLSLKMDREIFDVRQKLTDFIGGDNPLNLIFTKNCTESLNIAIKGIVEEKSHVITTAMEHNSVLRPLKQLENIGYIDLTIIPANELGLIDIDDIKNAIRENTKLCVITIMSNLVGTITEIDKISEILKENNIKLIVDAAQGIGYLNIDVIKSNIDILCFPGHKSLFGPMGTGALYINGDLELKTIMEGGTGSFSLDLNQPKVYPDRLEAGTLNGTSIVGLGAGIDFINEVGLEVIRNHENQLKNKFIDGLKNIKEITVYGPKDSRQGHVVPINIKGLDSSELAFKLDDEYGICVRAGYHCAPLAHRSIGTEKLGAARFSFSYFNTLEEVQKALEILEKIAKEVTNGNI; this comes from the coding sequence TTGATATATTTTGATAACGCTGCAACTACATTTCCAAAACCGGAAATAGTTTATGAAAAAACATTAGACGCAATGAAAAACTTTGGTGCAAATCCTGGCAGGTCAGGGCACAGACTTTCTTTAAAAATGGACAGGGAAATTTTTGATGTGAGGCAAAAACTAACGGATTTTATTGGAGGGGACAACCCTTTAAATCTTATTTTCACTAAAAATTGCACAGAGAGTTTAAACATTGCAATAAAAGGTATTGTAGAAGAGAAAAGTCATGTAATTACTACAGCTATGGAGCACAATTCTGTTCTTAGGCCTTTAAAACAACTGGAAAATATTGGCTATATCGATTTAACAATAATTCCTGCTAATGAATTAGGATTAATAGATATAGATGATATAAAAAACGCTATTAGAGAAAATACGAAATTATGTGTAATTACAATTATGAGTAATCTAGTTGGAACTATAACGGAAATAGATAAAATTTCGGAAATATTAAAAGAAAATAATATAAAACTAATAGTAGACGCAGCTCAGGGAATAGGTTATTTAAATATAGATGTTATTAAGTCAAATATAGATATTCTTTGTTTTCCGGGACATAAATCATTATTTGGTCCAATGGGAACAGGTGCCCTGTATATTAATGGGGACTTAGAATTAAAAACCATAATGGAAGGTGGAACAGGAAGTTTTTCCCTAGACTTAAACCAACCAAAAGTTTATCCTGACAGATTAGAAGCAGGTACCTTAAATGGGACTTCCATAGTAGGCCTAGGCGCAGGAATAGACTTTATAAATGAAGTAGGACTAGAAGTTATAAGGAATCATGAAAACCAATTAAAAAATAAGTTTATAGATGGATTAAAAAATATAAAGGAAATAACTGTATACGGTCCAAAAGATAGTAGACAAGGTCATGTTGTACCTATAAATATAAAGGGTTTGGATTCATCAGAATTGGCTTTTAAACTAGATGATGAATATGGAATTTGTGTAAGAGCAGGTTACCATTGTGCTCCTTTAGCACATAGGAGTATAGGAACAGAAAAATTAGGAGCAGCGCGTTTTAGCTTCTCGTATTTTAATACTTTAGAAGAAGTACAAAAAGCGTTGGAGATTTTAGAAAAAATTGCGAAAGAGGTAACTAATGGAAACATTTAA
- a CDS encoding nitroreductase family protein: MNNTIKHQLEHRTIREFKDKEIPMEWMKEFVEVIRRTASSTGMQTYSIIRVTSTDLKEKIAKVCGQEYVKRAPELLIFIADAFRNNQIAEELTGKEYSESHDMDRFFQGWTDSCLAAQNLTNAVESKGLGAVYLGSILNDAEKIIDLLKLPKLTFPVLGVGFRYPNQEPQIKPRMEMKLRLFENEYVTFENYLRELEDYNEEMQTYYDLREANRRVDSFSQQVVTRLKNTLENRTKILKVIMKQSFELKIN, encoded by the coding sequence ATGAATAATACAATTAAGCACCAATTAGAACATAGAACTATTAGGGAATTTAAGGATAAAGAAATACCTATGGAGTGGATGAAAGAATTTGTAGAGGTTATAAGAAGAACAGCGAGTAGTACAGGAATGCAAACATATTCGATAATTAGGGTTACAAGTACGGATCTAAAAGAAAAAATTGCAAAAGTATGCGGACAAGAATATGTAAAAAGAGCACCAGAGTTGCTTATCTTTATTGCAGATGCCTTTAGAAATAACCAAATAGCAGAGGAATTAACAGGGAAGGAGTATTCAGAGAGCCATGATATGGATAGGTTTTTTCAAGGATGGACAGATTCCTGTTTAGCTGCTCAAAATCTAACTAATGCAGTTGAGTCTAAAGGATTGGGAGCTGTTTATCTCGGATCGATTTTAAATGATGCCGAAAAAATCATTGATCTATTAAAGTTGCCTAAATTAACATTTCCCGTTTTAGGTGTAGGATTTAGATATCCAAATCAAGAACCGCAAATAAAGCCTAGAATGGAAATGAAATTAAGACTATTTGAAAATGAATATGTGACATTTGAAAATTATTTAAGGGAATTAGAGGATTATAACGAAGAAATGCAAACATATTATGATTTAAGAGAAGCTAATCGAAGAGTAGATAGCTTCAGTCAACAAGTTGTTACAAGACTAAAAAATACATTGGAAAATAGAACTAAAATATTAAAGGTAATAATGAAACAAAGTTTTGAATTAAAAATTAATTAA
- a CDS encoding transposase, protein MNNIQSPILTISSISYILGSIILSELGDIHGFSSTSKLVAFTGLDPSTHQSVILELTMCLRLKEISLI, encoded by the coding sequence ATGAATAATATTCAAAGTCCTATTTTGACAATATCTAGTATCTCATATATTCTTGGTTCTATTATTCTATCTGAGTTAGGTGATATTCATGGATTTTCTTCTACTTCAAAGCTTGTAGCTTTTACAGGACTTGATCCCTCTACTCATCAATCGGTAATTTTAGAGCTAACAATGTGTCTACGATTAAAAGAGATTTCTCTTATTTAA
- a CDS encoding cyclodeaminase/cyclohydrolase family protein has protein sequence MFIDMGLVEYLEKTKSKDMPGGGSVVGYTGALGAALTMMVANLTYGKKSFESLDESIKDEVKKDYDKMDALIEELKKMVDEDAKSFDGVLDAYKLPKETDEEKAFRKQKIQEGYKVAMDVPLRTCELILECMRNQRSFAKYGNIYAITDQGAGTLLLAASGEAVLLNVIINLNSIDEGPYKEEVKEKLAKYTKEIKELKEELMDSCYGRLEIMK, from the coding sequence ATGTTTATTGACATGGGACTTGTTGAATACTTGGAAAAAACAAAGAGTAAGGATATGCCGGGTGGAGGTTCGGTAGTAGGCTATACGGGAGCCTTAGGTGCAGCTTTGACTATGATGGTTGCTAATTTAACATATGGAAAAAAATCCTTTGAATCCTTAGATGAATCCATTAAAGATGAAGTAAAAAAAGACTACGATAAAATGGACGCTTTAATAGAAGAGCTAAAGAAAATGGTAGATGAAGATGCTAAATCCTTTGATGGAGTTTTAGATGCTTATAAATTACCAAAGGAAACAGATGAGGAAAAAGCTTTTAGAAAGCAAAAAATTCAAGAGGGATACAAGGTTGCAATGGATGTTCCATTAAGGACTTGCGAATTGATTTTAGAATGTATGAGAAATCAAAGATCCTTTGCAAAATATGGAAATATTTATGCAATTACAGACCAGGGAGCCGGAACCTTGTTATTGGCAGCAAGTGGCGAGGCTGTTTTATTAAATGTAATAATTAACTTAAATAGTATTGATGAAGGTCCTTATAAGGAAGAAGTAAAGGAAAAACTAGCTAAATATACTAAGGAAATAAAAGAATTAAAAGAAGAGTTAATGGATAGCTGTTATGGTAGATTAGAAATTATGAAATAG
- the pta gene encoding phosphate acetyltransferase: MNIIESIKEKVAGKNMKIVFPEGEDKRVLGAAIKLKNEGLIEPIMLGDIEEIKKTAKENSFDISKLQIIEIEKYDEFDALVDAFVERRKGKATREQAVEMLKTVNYFGTMLVYTGKADGLVSGAVFSTGDTVRPALQIIKTRPGVSRTSGAMLMLGQNGEKYMFADIAINITLEPQELAEVAVETAKTARIFDIDPKVAMLSFSTMGSAKHELAERVAEATKIAKELAPDLALDGEMQFDAAVAPEVGAKKAPNSPVAGKANVFVFPDLQAGNIGYKIAQRLGGYEAIGPILQGLNMPISDLSRGSNEEDIYKLSLITAAQALEK, from the coding sequence TTGAATATTATAGAATCTATTAAAGAAAAAGTAGCTGGAAAAAATATGAAAATTGTATTTCCAGAAGGTGAGGACAAAAGGGTTTTAGGTGCAGCAATAAAACTTAAGAATGAAGGTTTAATTGAACCTATAATGCTTGGAGATATTGAAGAAATAAAAAAGACTGCAAAGGAAAATTCTTTTGATATTTCTAAACTACAAATTATTGAAATTGAAAAATATGATGAGTTTGATGCATTAGTAGATGCTTTTGTTGAAAGAAGAAAAGGAAAAGCAACAAGAGAACAAGCAGTAGAAATGCTAAAGACAGTTAACTATTTTGGAACTATGTTAGTTTACACAGGAAAAGCCGATGGCTTAGTAAGTGGAGCAGTATTTTCAACAGGAGATACTGTAAGACCGGCATTACAAATAATAAAAACTAGACCGGGAGTTTCAAGAACTAGTGGAGCAATGTTAATGTTAGGACAAAATGGCGAAAAATATATGTTTGCCGATATTGCTATTAATATTACATTAGAACCACAAGAATTAGCAGAAGTAGCTGTAGAAACAGCAAAAACAGCTAGAATTTTTGATATAGATCCAAAAGTTGCAATGCTAAGTTTCTCAACAATGGGTTCAGCAAAACACGAACTTGCTGAAAGAGTTGCAGAAGCTACAAAAATAGCTAAAGAATTAGCACCGGATTTAGCTTTAGATGGCGAAATGCAATTTGATGCAGCTGTAGCACCGGAAGTAGGAGCTAAAAAAGCACCAAATTCACCGGTAGCCGGAAAAGCTAATGTATTTGTGTTCCCAGACCTACAAGCTGGAAACATAGGTTATAAGATAGCACAAAGACTTGGAGGATATGAGGCAATAGGACCAATTTTACAAGGATTAAATATGCCAATATCAGACCTTTCAAGAGGAAGTAACGAAGAGGATATTTACAAACTATCATTAATAACAGCAGCACAAGCATTAGAAAAATAA
- a CDS encoding iron-containing alcohol dehydrogenase: protein MSYTMYLPSYSIGEDVFKLIPQICSKYGNTCVFIGGKTVLEKIKPHIENSIGDSVLSILDYIWYGGNATYENAERLAKNEYVKRVDIIFGVGGGRAIDTVKYVREITKKPFFTIPTIAATCAAVTKNFVMYYPSGE from the coding sequence ATGAGCTATACTATGTATCTACCAAGTTATTCTATAGGTGAAGATGTTTTTAAATTAATTCCTCAAATTTGTAGTAAATATGGTAATACTTGCGTTTTTATAGGAGGAAAAACTGTATTAGAAAAGATTAAACCACATATAGAGAATTCGATAGGAGATTCGGTTTTGAGTATATTAGATTATATCTGGTATGGAGGAAATGCAACATATGAAAATGCAGAAAGACTTGCTAAGAATGAATATGTAAAAAGAGTCGATATAATTTTTGGAGTAGGTGGAGGAAGAGCCATAGATACTGTAAAATATGTACGTGAAATAACAAAAAAACCTTTCTTCACAATTCCTACAATAGCTGCTACTTGTGCAGCCGTTACGAAGAATTTTGTAATGTATTATCCGAGTGGTGAATAG
- a CDS encoding dihydroxy-acid dehydratase, with the protein MGYLEEELNKPLIAVVNTQSEALPGHVHLDTICNAVKEGILVAGGRPIEVSTLALCDGLGQGNYGMHYPLASRELIADSIECIVNGHQYDAMVLITGCDKITPGMLMACLCKVGYTCCYDKWWPYGDRMLRGRKSRIYRFD; encoded by the coding sequence ATGGGCTATTTAGAAGAAGAGTTGAATAAACCTTTAATTGCAGTAGTAAATACTCAAAGTGAAGCGTTACCGGGGCATGTTCATCTAGATACAATATGCAATGCGGTAAAGGAAGGAATTCTAGTTGCAGGAGGAAGGCCGATAGAAGTTTCTACTTTAGCTTTATGCGATGGACTAGGGCAGGGGAATTACGGTATGCATTATCCTTTAGCTAGTAGAGAATTAATAGCGGATTCTATTGAATGTATAGTAAATGGACATCAATATGATGCTATGGTGTTGATTACAGGTTGTGATAAGATTACCCCCGGAATGCTTATGGCTTGCTTGTGCAAGGTTGGATATACCTGCTGTTATGATAAGTGGTGGCCCTATGGCGACAGGATGCTTCGAGGGAGAAAAAGTAGGATATACAGATTTGATTGA
- a CDS encoding SH3 domain-containing protein codes for MLFSTIALAIYTISINKKINDKIDESKLSKETEVTDELKPTTDMSTEEPEEDDEDFGEFEEITGSLTQDLNFRSGPGYEYETIGTIPRGTEVSGYIDKSGWLKIEYNGQTGYIGPQYVE; via the coding sequence TTGTTGTTTTCAACCATAGCATTGGCAATATATACAATTTCTATTAATAAAAAAATTAACGATAAAATTGATGAATCAAAATTATCTAAAGAAACGGAAGTTACCGATGAATTAAAGCCAACTACAGATATGTCTACTGAAGAACCAGAAGAAGATGATGAAGATTTTGGTGAATTTGAAGAAATCACAGGTAGTTTAACACAAGATTTGAACTTTAGATCAGGTCCGGGCTATGAATATGAAACAATAGGAACAATTCCTAGAGGTACAGAGGTTTCAGGTTATATTGATAAAAGTGGATGGTTAAAAATTGAATATAATGGACAAACAGGTTACATAGGTCCTCAATATGTTGAATAA
- a CDS encoding 3-methyl-2-oxobutanoate hydroxymethyltransferase, translated as MLECIPTLLANKIEESIDIPTISVGAGHNTTGHNINAYDLLGMFDSFVPKFVKQYANLGEDMVNAYNQWCEEIDNGIFPGPEHGYKMNSDDIPD; from the coding sequence GTGTTGGAATGTATTCCGACTTTACTGGCAAATAAGATAGAAGAAAGTATTGACATTCCCACAATAAGCGTAGGAGCTGGCCATAATACTACCGGTCATAATATAAATGCATATGATTTATTAGGAATGTTTGATAGCTTTGTACCTAAATTTGTAAAACAATATGCTAATTTAGGTGAAGATATGGTAAATGCTTATAATCAATGGTGTGAAGAAATAGATAATGGAATATTTCCAGGGCCTGAGCATGGATATAAAATGAATTCTGATGATATTCCGGACTAG
- the panB gene encoding 3-methyl-2-oxobutanoate hydroxymethyltransferase has product MKKKTILDLYDMKKKGEIATWMTAYDYPMASFAEQAGIDMILVGDSLGMIVLGYDGTVPVTMEDEISHCKAVRRGAPSTFIIGDMPFGSYQESTEQAVRNAVRFLKEADVDAIKLEGGIRVADKIKAIVDAGIVVFGHIGLTPQSSGAQGGFKAQGRNAESARYVIEDAIAVEKAGAQALLIEGVPDEITAFIKELLSIPVYSIGAGISADGQLLICGDFLGMFQEFTPKFVKKYASIAEVAIGGIKDYINEVKNKEFPKDEHCYHIIKGEEDKVKKLFEEYK; this is encoded by the coding sequence ATGAAGAAAAAAACGATTTTAGATCTATATGATATGAAGAAAAAGGGCGAAATTGCTACATGGATGACAGCGTATGACTATCCAATGGCATCTTTTGCAGAACAAGCAGGGATAGATATGATTTTAGTAGGTGATTCTCTGGGGATGATAGTCTTAGGCTATGATGGGACAGTTCCTGTAACGATGGAGGATGAAATATCTCATTGTAAGGCTGTAAGAAGAGGGGCACCAAGTACTTTTATAATTGGCGATATGCCATTTGGAAGTTATCAAGAATCTACAGAGCAAGCAGTTCGTAATGCTGTAAGGTTTTTAAAAGAGGCAGATGTAGATGCTATAAAATTAGAAGGTGGAATACGTGTAGCAGATAAGATTAAAGCCATTGTAGATGCCGGCATAGTTGTTTTTGGGCATATTGGATTGACTCCTCAAAGTTCAGGAGCTCAAGGTGGGTTTAAGGCTCAAGGACGTAATGCGGAAAGTGCAAGATATGTTATTGAAGATGCTATAGCTGTTGAAAAAGCTGGTGCACAAGCTTTGCTAATTGAAGGGGTGCCAGATGAAATTACAGCTTTTATTAAAGAATTATTATCTATTCCGGTATATTCAATAGGCGCGGGAATATCAGCAGATGGACAATTGTTGATATGTGGTGATTTCTTAGGAATGTTTCAAGAGTTTACTCCTAAATTTGTAAAGAAATATGCTAGTATAGCTGAAGTTGCAATAGGTGGCATAAAGGATTATATAAATGAAGTAAAGAATAAGGAATTCCCAAAAGATGAACATTGTTATCATATTATAAAAGGGGAAGAAGATAAGGTAAAGAAATTATTTGAAGAATATAAATAA
- a CDS encoding IclR family transcriptional regulator — translation MIQSIERAMNILELFLILNKNELSIKDIVSNIDLPKSTCFRIVKTLYELGYLNQNPENSKYYLSWKMLSFSDHIKENNLIIKTVKPHVVKLRDYFGETVHCSVQEDDSIIYIAVEESEKKLFFRTGIGKKNYIHATAVGKAILAFNSEENLEYILRKPLIKLTNTTITDPDIFKNELLNIRKCGYAIDNEESVEGLFCIAVPVLRGEEAIAAISISTPSIRVSNEIKSDMIEKLLQVSKDLKNIL, via the coding sequence ATGATCCAATCAATTGAACGAGCTATGAACATTCTTGAATTATTTTTAATTCTAAATAAAAATGAATTAAGCATTAAAGATATTGTCAGCAACATTGATCTACCTAAAAGCACTTGTTTTAGAATAGTAAAAACATTATATGAACTTGGATATTTGAATCAAAACCCTGAGAATTCAAAATATTATTTAAGTTGGAAAATGCTTTCTTTTTCCGATCACATAAAAGAGAACAACTTAATTATAAAAACTGTCAAACCACATGTGGTTAAATTAAGAGATTATTTTGGAGAAACCGTCCATTGTTCAGTACAAGAAGATGACAGTATAATATATATAGCAGTAGAAGAATCTGAAAAAAAACTTTTTTTCCGCACGGGTATAGGCAAGAAGAACTACATACATGCAACAGCTGTGGGAAAAGCTATACTGGCCTTCAATTCTGAAGAAAATTTAGAATATATTCTTAGAAAACCTTTAATTAAATTGACCAATACGACCATAACAGATCCTGATATATTTAAAAATGAACTATTAAACATACGAAAATGTGGATACGCTATTGATAATGAGGAAAGTGTCGAGGGACTTTTTTGTATAGCAGTTCCAGTGTTAAGAGGCGAAGAAGCAATTGCTGCAATAAGTATATCTACTCCAAGTATAAGAGTAAGTAATGAAATAAAATCCGACATGATAGAAAAACTTTTACAGGTATCAAAAGATTTGAAAAACATTTTATAA
- a CDS encoding MgtC/SapB family protein, with product MNKLLDLIYNSNLLYIIRIIIAIICGFAIGFERDYKNKNAGTKTHGIVALGACLCMILSAYGFPNYQGDPNRMAAQVVSGIGFLGAGIIFVRRDKNISGLTTAAGIWTTAIISMAIGAGMILLGILCTLLVISLQWFLSKLKFKFFEHSEEIVYINTLNKDFDFEGFVNLLEDNNIEILHLETDKLNINETYMQLIVNLPYAFSKWDLNKLLMDFTGVKSTKI from the coding sequence ATGAATAAATTATTAGATTTAATCTATAATAGTAATTTACTTTATATAATTAGAATTATTATTGCTATTATTTGTGGTTTTGCTATTGGTTTTGAACGAGATTATAAAAACAAAAATGCCGGTACAAAAACTCACGGAATTGTAGCTTTAGGTGCTTGTCTATGTATGATTCTATCTGCTTATGGTTTTCCTAATTACCAAGGAGATCCAAATAGAATGGCTGCTCAAGTAGTTTCAGGCATTGGTTTTCTTGGTGCGGGTATTATTTTCGTAAGAAGGGATAAAAATATAAGTGGACTTACTACAGCTGCTGGAATTTGGACAACTGCAATAATATCTATGGCAATTGGAGCTGGTATGATTTTATTGGGAATTCTTTGTACACTTCTTGTTATATCATTACAATGGTTTTTATCTAAATTAAAATTTAAATTCTTCGAGCATAGTGAAGAAATAGTATATATTAACACCCTAAATAAAGATTTCGATTTTGAAGGATTTGTTAACTTATTGGAAGATAATAATATTGAAATACTGCATTTAGAAACTGACAAATTAAATATTAATGAAACATATATGCAATTAATAGTCAATTTACCATATGCTTTTTCAAAATGGGATTTAAATAAATTGCTTATGGATTTTACTGGAGTTAAAAGCACAAAAATATAA
- a CDS encoding DUF4446 family protein, whose amino-acid sequence METFKTIVQTGSFFLFILLAFFMFVAFSNIFKLNKKINRLKKRYDNILKGKGELNLEEVLVAHSEDIDKIKAEMGNIISVQEVIKSDVSRSIQKVGFHKYDAFPELRNRLSYTLVLLDSYNNGVMITSIYGRESSVSFSKEIEKGKAKANISDDEKIALDKALNTY is encoded by the coding sequence ATGGAAACATTTAAAACTATTGTACAAACAGGAAGTTTTTTCTTGTTTATTCTTTTAGCATTTTTTATGTTTGTAGCTTTTTCTAATATATTTAAATTAAATAAAAAAATTAATAGATTAAAAAAAAGATACGATAATATTCTAAAGGGCAAAGGGGAGCTGAATTTAGAAGAAGTTCTAGTTGCACATTCTGAAGATATTGACAAGATTAAGGCAGAAATGGGAAACATAATATCTGTACAGGAAGTAATAAAGTCAGATGTTTCTAGGTCCATTCAGAAAGTTGGATTTCATAAATATGATGCCTTTCCGGAACTTAGAAATAGATTATCATATACTCTAGTCTTGCTAGATAGTTATAATAACGGCGTTATGATAACCAGCATATATGGTAGAGAGAGCTCGGTGTCTTTTTCAAAGGAAATAGAAAAGGGAAAAGCCAAGGCCAATATTTCAGATGATGAAAAAATCGCCTTAGATAAGGCACTGAACACATATTGA